The genomic segment TGCGGAAAAGGCGAGCCCATGCAGCCCATTCCTGTCTGGTTCGGGGGCCCCTCTGCCAGGCTAAGAAGAGTGGATATGAGATGAATATGGATCCGCAAGAAATGATCATGAAGAGTTTGCAGGAGTATGCCTCTGATGCGGTGGTGATCATGGAGACTGATGACCACGATCTTGTGAAATTTTCCAATAACCGTATCTCGATCACCAAATCTTGGCAAAGCCAGGAGGCGCTTGTTTTTGCATCAATCCAGAAGAGGAATATCCTCACGAGCATGAGAGATTTCTCAGAACAGGCGATCGAGAATTCTGTTAAGGGTATCGTGGCTTTTGCAAAAAACCTGGTTCCGAATCAGGAATACGCCGGGATTGCCGCAGGCCCGTTCAAATACAGGCCAATCCAGGAAACCTTTGATCCGAGAATTAAGGAGATGAAAGATAAGTCTATTGATCTTGTAGAAGGAGCAATCCAAGCAGCGCTTAATGAAGGCGCGCAGCGCACAGCAGGAACATTTGAAATTCGGTCAGGAGAGATCGCTTTACTCACCTCAAATGGGTGTGAAGGAGGAGAAAGAGGCACAAGCGCATATTTCTCCCTGCGCGCGCTAGCTGAGAAAGACGCATCTGGCCATAAAGTGGCAGTCTCAAGGATGATAAGCAAGATGGATATTGAGGAGGCTGCAAAGGCTGCTGGCCAGATCGCCGTAGATGCCAAGGACCCAAGGCCGGGAAAACCTGGTGTGTACGATGTGCTCTTTGATCCTTTACCCGCCGCAAACCTTCTTGAGAATTTCGGAAACAATTTCTGCATCATGAATATTGAGTCTGGCTTGTCCTGCCTGGATGGAAAGCTGGGAAAAAGGGCGGGGTCTCCAGAGATGACGTTCTATGATGATGGAACCTATCCGAATGGGATGTCTTCATCCAAGTTCGATGCCGAGGGAGTCCCAACAAGGAAAAACGTCCTTGTGGAAAACGGAACGATAAAGACATTCCTCCACAACACCTCAACAGCTAAACGGCATAATACGAAGACGACGGCAAACGCAGGCCTTATCGCTCCTGAGCCGACCAACTTGATCGTGGAACCGGGCAAATACAGGAAAGAAGAGATGATTGAGAGGATAAAGCATGGCCTGTATATCACCAACCTCTGGTACACCCGCTTCCAGAACTACAAGACGGGGGATTTTTCCACGATCCCCAGG from the Candidatus Nanoarchaeia archaeon genome contains:
- a CDS encoding TldD/PmbA family protein; this translates as MDPQEMIMKSLQEYASDAVVIMETDDHDLVKFSNNRISITKSWQSQEALVFASIQKRNILTSMRDFSEQAIENSVKGIVAFAKNLVPNQEYAGIAAGPFKYRPIQETFDPRIKEMKDKSIDLVEGAIQAALNEGAQRTAGTFEIRSGEIALLTSNGCEGGERGTSAYFSLRALAEKDASGHKVAVSRMISKMDIEEAAKAAGQIAVDAKDPRPGKPGVYDVLFDPLPAANLLENFGNNFCIMNIESGLSCLDGKLGKRAGSPEMTFYDDGTYPNGMSSSKFDAEGVPTRKNVLVENGTIKTFLHNTSTAKRHNTKTTANAGLIAPEPTNLIVEPGKYRKEEMIERIKHGLYITNLWYTRFQNYKTGDFSTIPRDGIFFIRNGRISYPVRNMRISENIMRIMGNIEAVGKVPEQVRGWEVETPVITPPILVKNIRITKPVEGG